A DNA window from Halomicrobium mukohataei DSM 12286 contains the following coding sequences:
- a CDS encoding ferredoxin encodes MRIEYDRDTCIGMFQCVAEWDEFERDEDAGKAVLADSEETDDGVFVREVPDGAELDAKFAARSCPVDAIAVYDDDGEQLIP; translated from the coding sequence ATGCGAATCGAGTACGACCGGGACACCTGTATCGGGATGTTCCAGTGCGTCGCCGAGTGGGACGAGTTCGAACGCGACGAGGACGCCGGCAAGGCCGTCCTGGCCGACAGCGAGGAGACCGACGACGGCGTCTTCGTCCGAGAGGTCCCCGACGGAGCGGAACTCGACGCGAAGTTCGCGGCCCGCTCCTGTCCCGTCGACGCCATCGCCGTCTACGACGACGACGGCGAGCAACTGATTCCGTGA